In Prunus dulcis chromosome 1, ALMONDv2, whole genome shotgun sequence, the following are encoded in one genomic region:
- the LOC117612387 gene encoding eukaryotic translation initiation factor: MATEVAAVAVPPPQLDAEENSGLEAAAAEAKIQPSSGPHKLERKWTFWFDNQSKPKQGAAWGSSLRKAYTFETVQEFWCLYDQVFKPSKFPPNADFHLFRAGVEPKWEDPECANGGKWTVTSRSKASLDTMWLETLMALIGEQFDEADEICGVVASVRQRQDKLALWTRNAANEAAQMGIGRKWKEIIDVTDKITYSFHDDSKRERSAKPRYNV; encoded by the exons ATGGCGACAGAGGTAGCAGCAGTAGCAGTTCCGCCACCACAATTAGACGCTGAGGAAAATAGTGGGTTAGAGGCGGCGGCGGCCGAGGCAAAGATACAGCCGAGCAGTGGGCCCCACAAGTTGGAGAGGAAGTGGACCTTTTGGTTCGATAACCAATCCAAGCCCAAGCAAGGTGCTGCTTGGGGTTCCTCTCTTCGCAAGGCCTACACCTTCGAAACCGTTCAAGAATTCTGGTG TCTGTATGATCAGGTATTCAAGCCAAGCAAGTTTCCACCAAATGCAGATTTCCACTTGTTCAGGGCTGGGGTTGAACCAAAATGGGAGGATCCTGAGTGTGCTAATGGAGGGAAGTGGACTGTCACCAGCAGGAGTAAGGCCAGCCTTGATACCATGTGGCTAGAGACC TTGATGGCACTGATTGGAGAGCAATTTGATGAGGCTGATGAGATTTGCGGGGTGGTAGCAAGTGTGCGCCAGAGGCAGGACAAACTTGCATTATGGACTAGGAATGCTGCAAACGAGGCTGCCCAG ATGGGCATTGGGAGGAAGTGGAAGGAGATAATCGATGTCACTGATAAGATCACCTACAGCTTCCAT GACGATTCTAAAAGGGAAAGATCAGCAAAGCCTCGATACAATGTTTGA